TGCAGATCGAGCGACTCGGGCGTGGTCTGCGGCGCCGGGACGCTGCGGTCGCGAAAGCGGTAGCTGATCGTTCCGATCACTCCCGGCTCGAGTCCCGCGGCCGCGAACATCGCCTCGAGCAGATACGTGACCGTCGTCTTCCCGTTGGTGCCGGTCACTCCGGCCAGCCGCAGGCGCGCGCTCGGCTTCCCGAAGTAGCGCGCGCTCCACAGCCCGAGCGCGCGGCGCACGTCCTCGACGCGGATCCAGGCGGCGCTCCCGGGCGCCGCCGGCCTGCGCGACGCCACCACGGCCGCCGCGCCGCGCCCTATCGCTTCCGGGATGAAGTCGTGCCCGTCGGCTTTCTCTCCGGGAACGGCGAAAAAGAGGTCGCCCTTCTTGACGCGGCGCGAGTCATAGGCCAGTCCGGCGATTTCTCGATCGAGGTCTCCGCCGGTTTCGATGATTTCCCACGATTCGAAAAGCTCCTCTAGGCGCATCCGATCAACCCTGGAGATTCAGCACCATCACGTCGTTTTCGTTCCAGCGGCTTCCAGGGAGCGGCGACTGCCTGACCACGAAACCGTTGCCGTGCATCTTGACCTTGAGGTTCAGCTCGCGCGCCTTTTCCACCGCTTCGCGCAGGCTCAAGCCCACGAAATCGGGCGCGCCTTCGCCGTTCTCGGCCGAGGCCGTGGCGCTTTCGCGTCGCGGCGAGCGCCGCGGCGGCGCTTCCTTTTCCTTCGCCAGGGCCGGCACCAGCTCCCCCTTGCGCGGCGCGACGCCGAGGTACTGGAGCGCTCCGCGGGCGATGTTGCGGAACGCCGGCGCGGCCACCACGCCGCCGTAGACGTTCGCCTCGGGCTCGTCCACCAAGACCATCGCCACCAGCCGCGGCGCCTCCGCCGGCACGAAGCCGATGAACGAGGCGACCCGCTTGCGCGACGCGTAGCCCCCGTTCGCGAGATCCGCTTTCTGCGCGGTGCCGGTCTTGCCCGCCACCTCGAAGCCCTCCACCTTCGCCATCGACCCGGTGCCGCCTTCGCTCGTCACCTCGGTGAGCATCGAGGCGAGCAGGCGCGCGCTCTTTTCCGAGACCACCCGGCGCACCACGTGCGGCTGGTTTTCGAGCAGCACCTCGCCGCGCGGGCCGACGGCGCGGCGCACGACGTAGGGGCGCATGAGAAAGCCGCCGTTGGCGATCGCGGCGTACGCCATCACCATCTGCAGCGGGGTCGCGGAGATGCCCTGGCCGAAGGCGTGCGTGGCGAGGTCCACCGCCGACCAGGACTCCGGCCGGCGCACCAGCCCGGCCACTTCTCCGGGCATGTCGACGCCGGTTACGCGCCCGAAGCCGAACTTCTCGATGTACTTGAAGAAGCGCTCTTTCTTGAGCTTCTCGGCGACCTTGGTAAATCCGATATTGCTCGACACTTGCAGGATCTTCCAGAACGGCAGCCAGCCGTGCGCATGGGTATCGTGTATGATCTTACCACCGTACGCGTATTTTCCCATCTCGCAGTAGAACAGGTCTTCCTTGCCGACGACCCCCTCCTCCAGAGCCGCGGCGGCGAGGATCGTCTTGAAGGTCGATCCCGGCTCGAAGCTGTCGGTGACCGCGCGGTTCCGCCGCTCCTCGGGCGACTGCTTGCTGTAATGGTTGGGATTGAACGAGGGGTAGTTGGCGAGCGCCAGGATCTCCCCGGTGTGCGGGTCCACGACGATCGCCACCCCGGCCTTGCCGCGGTACTTCAGCACCGCGGCCTCAAGCTCCTTCTCGGCGACGTGCTGGATCGACTTGTCGAGCGTCAGCTGGAGGTCGCCGCCGGGAGGAATCTGCAGCCCCTGGACCCCCTGGACGAGCACGCGCCGTCCGAGCGCGTCGCGCTCGGCGACCGACGAGCCGGTCTCCCCGCGGATGTAATCGTTGTATTGCAGCTCCAGCCCTTCGAGCCCTT
The Candidatus Zixiibacteriota bacterium DNA segment above includes these coding regions:
- a CDS encoding penicillin-binding transpeptidase domain-containing protein, whose translation is MRRVPRDNRLRLGCTKLLFVVLFATLAARAFQLQVLQGSKLRRLGERQHLKEWIVLPKRGALFDRSGEALALSLEAQSVYARPHRLKDPEETARRLAQILGLGVAEVRAKLHSDKPFVWVKRQIGPREAEQVQALNAEGVGMFYEPHRYYPQGQLAGQVIGFVGRDSEGLEGLELQYNDYIRGETGSSVAERDALGRRVLVQGVQGLQIPPGGDLQLTLDKSIQHVAEKELEAAVLKYRGKAGVAIVVDPHTGEILALANYPSFNPNHYSKQSPEERRNRAVTDSFEPGSTFKTILAAAALEEGVVGKEDLFYCEMGKYAYGGKIIHDTHAHGWLPFWKILQVSSNIGFTKVAEKLKKERFFKYIEKFGFGRVTGVDMPGEVAGLVRRPESWSAVDLATHAFGQGISATPLQMVMAYAAIANGGFLMRPYVVRRAVGPRGEVLLENQPHVVRRVVSEKSARLLASMLTEVTSEGGTGSMAKVEGFEVAGKTGTAQKADLANGGYASRKRVASFIGFVPAEAPRLVAMVLVDEPEANVYGGVVAAPAFRNIARGALQYLGVAPRKGELVPALAKEKEAPPRRSPRRESATASAENGEGAPDFVGLSLREAVEKARELNLKVKMHGNGFVVRQSPLPGSRWNENDVMVLNLQG